GCATTCTGTATTTCGTAGGGACAAACTACGATATTTACTACACAACACTTGAAAACGGAGAATGGGCAGAACCACAGTGGCTTCCAGGAGAAATCAACACGTCTGAGTACGAGATCAATCCCTGTGTGATAGAAAATGATGGAGTGTTGGTTATGTATTTTGGTAGATACTCGGCTGACACCGACTATGATTTCTACAGAGCGGTATTCGATGAAGAGAAGGGTGGCTGGACAGAAGGTACTCTAATAACTGAACTCAGCACGGACGTAAAAGAGTGGGATATCTGGGTGAATTCGGAAGAGACCGTAGTATATTTCACTTCGGAAGGCACTTTTGACGGAAAGGAACCTATCGGAGGAAGAGATATCTGGAGATCTGAATCAATCGACGGGAAATGGTCGTCGCCGGAGAATCCCAGCTTCCTTAACACCGGCGGCGATGAATGGTCGGTATTCGTTGCTCCTGATGGCTCCATATGGTTTGATTCGGCAAGGGATGACTCTATTGGAGGATATGACATTTATCGCTGGGATCCTTACACCAGGAGTATCGAGCACACCGGAGAACATATCAACACATTTCTCGACGAAAGAAGTCTTTGGACCGACGGACAGATAATGTACTTCTCGGCATTGAACAGACCCGATGGAGCAGGAAGCTACGACATCTTCACATTGTCATCTCCTCAGGAACCGGTAGCTGAGAAAGAACCAGTGGTCGAACTCGTAGACCCAATAGCCATGTCTATCAATGATATTCGACAGAAATCCGAAGGCAGGTACTTGCTTCTAAACACCATCGTTGAGGTTGAAGGAATAGCGGTTGTAAGCTCAGGCCTCTGGCACGACTCGGCGAATTACTTCGCCCTAACAGACAAGAGCGCAGGCATTCTCATCTATGCTCAAGGTTTCAAGGAGCCGCTCGTAGAGAAAGGCGATCTTGTACGGGTGAAAGGTACTCTCTCCACGGTTGGATATACAACAGATGTAAACAGCCTTGTCATAAGACCGGCCTCTCCCGATGACATTGAGATAATCAGGAAGGGAGAGACATTGCCCGATCCTGTGATCATCTTTACAGATTCTGCAAAGAGCCAGCTCATAAACCTTGAAGGTTCTTCGGTAATGATTTTCGGGAAGATAAGCGCTTACGACAACGAAACAATTTCCAGGGGTTTCTGGCTGACTGGACCTTCAGACCGTGATTTTGACAACGTATCGGCTGGAATGAAAGTGAAGTTCTATGACTATGCCGGCATAGACATATCTGCTCTAGGCGATGGAAGCTTCGTTGCAGTACAGGGAGTCCTGATCCAGGATAATGAAGGGGAGTTCTATGTCAGACCCACCATCGACGAAGACATTCGAGAGCACACAGAAAACAGGATCTTGTTCTTAACTACAATTGCAAGAAAGGACCTGCTCACTCCGACAGAGGAAGAACCTGAAACCACAAAGAAAGAAGAGTCGAGAGATCTCGTACTCCCTGAGAATGTGGAAGCCGTCACTTGGCAGCTATCGTCCGACAACGATTTCTTTTCTTCGAGCATTGCTGGAACGTCAAATGGAAAAGAAGTCTATGCCAGTCTTTACAAGGAAAAGGGAACAAGAACCAAAAACCATCCACCTGCAATCTATGAGCACATTCAGGGAAACATGTCAAGCAAGATACCCTTTCCGGGGGAAGCCGAATTTCCCTACCTCAAGGACAATACGCTGCTCTTTGCAGGAAGAATTCTGCCTGATGATCAAGACAGTGACTGGGATATATTTTCGTATGACACGTCAACAAAAGAGATAAAGACTCTGACATCGGAATCATATGACCAGATTGAACCCGTAATCTCTCCCAAGAAGGACTTCTTGCTTTACTCGGAAAGAAGAGAAGGCAAATGGTTTGTTGTGAAACAGGATTTGTCGTCCGGTGAGAGGACGACTGTCGCTGAGAATGCGAGGTCACCTACATTATCCCCTACAGGAAACGATCTTGCTTTCCAGCAATGGAACGGAAAAGACTGGGACATAGTGACCCTGAACATGAAAACCGGCAAGAAGACTGGGATTCTAAGCAGCTCATTCAATGAGTTTTCTCCCTTTTGGTCGCCTCACGGCACAAAGCTTGCATTTATTGCCGATTACAGAGGAGAAGTAGAAGTGTTTATCATGGATCTCTTCGACTACACGATTACTGCAGCAACGATGGATATCTTCTTAACCACAAATCCATTCTGGCTCGATGAAAGCACATTGGGTTTCACAATGAAGACAAATCTTGGATGGAATATCGTTAAGACAAGCACCTCGCTGAAGGAAAAGCCTTCGTCTGAGAGTTCAGTTGAGGAATACCAATTCATTGTCTCTCCGAGATTTGCTTTCCCCTATCTAAGTGACAATCGCATCCTTGAAATACTAACAGAAGAAAGCTATTCACAAGAAAGAGCAAGACTGCTTAGCAAAGCCGGAAGCGCATATGAGTTGTCACAAATCGGTGAAAACACCTACATTATCCCGGATCGCATTCCCGAAGGCCTTTATTCGCTTGAGGTTTTCGCAGAGAACAACGGTCGTCTATACCATCAGCTGGAAGAACACTCCGTTCGAATCGGACACACGGATGACTCCTTCACAGTCATTCAGATTACTGACCTCCATCTCGATCTGCCGGGTAAACCCGAGAATATGCTCCTGTTCGAAAGACTTCTTAGTGAGATTCGTGAAGAAAGCCCCGATCTGATGCTAATAACAGGCGATCTTTCTAGCTCTGCCCTTGCATATACAACTGACTGGGAATTCATAAAGAAGAAGGTTCTTGAATACTGTGACTTTCCCGTATTTGCTGTGCCAGGGAATCACGATACTCAAAGATCCGGGAAGACTAGCGGGATCGAACTGTGGAAAGAGGTCTTTGGTCCTTGTTACTACAGCTTTCAATGGGGTTCCTGGCACTTCATGGGTCTAAATACGGCCGATTCAGATTACGGATTTGTGAGCGGCGTAGTTTCCGAAGAACAGATGAAATGGATAGCCGAAGAACTGACCAGAATTGGCTCTGGAAAGATCCTTCTTTTCGCCCATCACAACTTCTACGATGATCGATGGATCTTCTTCGAAGAAACTGCCCTGCGAAGAGAGATGCTAGAACTTTTCAGCACTAGCAGCGTCGCGCTGGCTCTTTTTGGTCATAGACATAGCGATGCGATAGACTATTCACTTAATACACTTGCCGTTACGACGAAGAGGGCAGTGGAAACTGACGGCACACTTGCGTACAGAAGAATAGTGGTGAAGGAAGGCCAAATCGTAGAACTGGTTGAAGTTGAGCCGAAGAGCTCGGTATTTTTCTAGAAGCTGCAAGTACCAAGATACAACTTGAATAATAAACGGTTATCCGTTATCGGTTACCCGTTCTCCGACAAGAGCACATCTTAGTCGAAAAACGGAAGGAGCCGAAAAGCATCGGCGGACGCAAGACCGGTGAAGAACCTTTGTGGAAGTGAGGCCGCTTCGCAGGAGGCCTTTCAGGTCAGCCGTCACCGGTCCTCCGTCCTCCGACAAGAGCTGTAAGACGCAGTACTCCGAAGATTATCGGCGGACGCAAGGCCCTCTTCGCGGGGAAAGATCTTTAGAGCCAGTCTGCTAACGCAGGCCAGTCAGGCTCCGCCTGGCCAGTCTCGCCTTCGGCGAGGCCAGTTCCGACTGCGTCGGTCAAGCAAAGACCATTGAGAAAGAGCATTGTGGAGAGGTTCGCTGCGCTCACGAGAGAATTGAGAGAGAAGAAACCAGATTGGCGATGAAACTTACCCCGTCACATGCATCTCTTTCATCTCACCTTGTGACCAACGAAGAACAGATCCTTCCTCTGGAACAAATAGCGATTTTTTCCTCATTGACGTCTGCTCTTCTCGGAGAACGGTGGACCGTTGACGGACAACGTTCTCTTCACCAGCGTGCAGCGGATCTTACGGCGAGATTCCGTGCAGGCCCATCACTGGATAACAGAAGAGGCGTTGAGCAAGTTAGGCTTTACGGGATGACAATGTCAGACAATTATGCGATTCTTTTGTGGGGGCGAACGGCCGTTCGCCCGAAGGAGGTCTTGGTTGGAATCTCTGCCTTTTACGCGAATTAAGGACTTTAGGAACATTTGGGAGCCAGTCTGCTAACGCAGGCCAGTCGCACTTCTAGCGGCTAGTCTTTGCTTCGCAAAGGACGGTTCCGCTTCGCGTGCAGAAAAGGCGCTAAGCGCTTAAAAGAGTCGCCTTTCGACCTTCGTCCAAGATCACGGACCCGTCCTTCGAAAAGATCAACCGAGAAGGATCATTTCGAGATGTTCACTGAGTTCACGAGAAGAATGAGATTCTGAGCAAGATCATTTCAGAATGACATGACCATGTGAACAACATGAACCAATGGAAGACTTTTGTCCCAGCGATTTGTACTCTGACGGGGTGCTGGAGCTGTCTCGTTTTTCCTTGTCATCAAGTGAAGACTGCTTTGATGTGCTCCTGTTCATGGCATTTACGCGGGATTTCACACTTAGGAACCGCTTTGCTCCGAGTGCTTTTGAGAGTCGTATAGCGGTTTCTTGATGCTAGACGCTGTGAAAAGCCCTGAACAGGACTCTCAAGGACTGAAAAGCACATGAAACTGCCTAATCGGTGATGGCAAAGAGTAGTCTATAATGTTGTCTGGCAGAGAGATTAGAGAAATGATCGCAGACATAATAAATTCAATCGAAAGGATTGTGCCCTACGCAGTTGAGATTTCATACGATGAACTCATGATTGGCCGAAACAGATTGAGATTGGCTATTAGGAGCCAGTCTGGATACCTTTTGCGCTGTGAAGAAGGCAAAATGAAACCGGCTCCCGCTACTGTTTCAGTTACTGGGAGCCGGTTTTATAATCAAGCTGGAGTCTTTATTTCTCTTCGGTATTGCTTATGGTTCCATCTGCATGGTACTCCATCAGGCGAACCTCTGTGAGCTGCTCGCCAGATTCGATAACCACAAAGCACCTTTCTAGACCAATCAGATTTTCGTCAATCCAGGTACCGCTGTTGGCGTATACTTTTTCTTTGTCATAACCTTCTACATATCGATCTATGACAGGTACGTGCGAATGCCCGAAAACAACCACATCAACGGTCGGATCCAGATCAAAATACTGCTTAACAGCCTGTTTATCAAAGAAAGTATGGTCAACTGCACCCACAGTTGCTTCGGAATAAGGGTTCTTACTGGCCACTCTATTGTTCTGCTGAACTTCGTCCCAACGTCTTTGAGCGTTAGCGTATAACACGGCGCTTATCGAACCATCGTCCTGGACTGTAGGCATCAAATCGCTCAGAGAAAAATTGTTGTCGTATCCATTTACACCGACGTAAATGGCTTTTTCATCGAATTCAGCTTTGATGGGGAAGGTTGTCATTGCCCACAGCCATACACTGTAATACGTGTAGGCATTAACCTGATCCACATCTTCTTTTGAGGGAGCTTCAATCTTAGGGAACTCCTTCTGAGGTGCTGATTTGCCTTCCGCAACGGATGTAGATGCAATTCGTGTGAAGAAATAACCAGGAGGCAAAAACGAGGGATAATCGCCGGTTATTTCTTTGTTGGACAATGTATCGGGTGCGCAGAAAGAGTCATAACGATGGCCGTGCTCAATGACAATCTCGGAGCGCACACCCGTGCGATAAGTTCCCAGACCGTCAACATCGCGAGCCTGGACAATCCCTGGGATCAAATTGGTAAGTGTTTCTTCGTCCAAGAGAAGGTCGTGATTGCCCGGAACATACGCAACAACAATGCCGCTTTGAATAATCTTTTTGAATGCTGCAACAATCAAAGCGTTGTTTTCCGCAACCTGTTCGAAGAAAGCTCCCAAATCGTTATGGGGCTCATACGATATCGGAACGAACCACTCGTCTAACATGTCTCCTGCAACAACAAGCTCGTCTATGTCGCTTATCACTAGTCGTTCGAGGAACTCAGCGATAAGGTCTTTGTTTTTCACAGTTTCGGAAAAACTGTCATCGACTCCTAGATGAAGATCACTGATAACAACTATCCTGTAGGCTTCATGAGTGGATTCCTTTTCCCATAAAGGCAGCGGTTCGATTTCTCTTACAAGACTTGCAGATCCCACCACAGACAAAGCAATCATTAGAACTAGTGTCAAAACGAATCTCACTCTAAATCCATGCATAGTATTCCTCCCATTTGGACGCGTCTGCTGAATATTAATCAAGCTCCTCATTATACGGCAAAAAGAGGGTGCATTTGTATCTAATCCAATTTATTATTCTTACGAATGAAGCATTCGTATACTTTTGTCGTACTTGTCCTTAGGCCCTTGGTGACAGACTCGATTTTTAACATTTTAGTAATGTACTTCTTTATTGAAGAGTAAGAAAATGTAAGTTACTGGATCCAAGGATGTCTTCGTCAGAATCTAGGCCGGGAAGACCATCCATGTAATTGAGAATCGCACCGCGAGAAAATATCGGTTTGCTGTAGCCAAAGGAGGTGAAGAGTCAATTTAATCGAAAAGCTATCGGAATTGCCTAAACGGCAAGTACTGGATGAAAGAAGCGAGAAACAGAAAGAGAAACATATTTTTAGCAGCACAGTCACTCTAGTGCATTCAACGCCGTAATTGCTTTCTTAGCGCCTACATGATTCTCTTCCTAGCAGTAAAGTGTCTACAACGGTCCTGCAGAGTTCAGCTTTGACTGCAGTCTGATGATCCCATATCCTGATAACCACTCGACAGCGTCCTTCAAAGACTCTGATACTTTTCGCGGACAGTGACCTAGAATTCTTGAAGCCTTCTCATGAGAGTACCTGTAATTTCTGGTGAGCGTGTGAACTGTGTAGGGAGTGAAAGCAGCTTTCGTCTTCGAGATCATATAGTATAGTGTCGACATGGCCGAAAGTACGTAAGCTGTGGTGCTCTTCAGGAAAGCATCTACTTTCTTTCGACCGGTTAACTGATGAAGTATGTCGGTCAGCTCACGGATAGAGATCACTTCGCCGCCGAGAATGTAGACCTCTCCGGCCTTGGCCTTTATCGAGGCTTCTATCTCCGATCTCACTACATCTCGCACATCTACGAAATCGAAAGACCCCTCGATTCCTACTCTCAACTTGCCTGTTGCGAAGAGCCTTATCATGTTTCCCATTTCGGAAAGTTTGTAATCGAAAGGACCAATGATGCCAGTCGGGCAAAGTACGACGGCGTTCAGCCCTTCTCTTGCTGCCGTGAGGACGTTTAGCACAGCTTCCGCCTTGGATTTCCCGTAGACACCGCTTGTTCGAGCCGGGTTGAACGAGACGTTCTCATCTATCACGCTTCCCGGTTCTAGCTCGGTAAAGGCGTGGATGGAGCTCGTGTAGATTAACTTTCCCACATGCTTAACCTTGCAGGCATGGATAACGTTCTCCGTACCGCCTACGTTGACACTCCTCACTTGCTTTTTCATGGTTGGCATTATGGAAATTAATGCTGCCAGATGATAGACGGTCTCTATTCCTTCACAGGCTTTGATCACGAAATCCCTGTCCCTAATATCGCCGCGAAGTATCTCTACTCTATCTAGTTTGAACATAGAGACATCTTCTCCGGGCAGGACAATTGCCCTTATTTTCTCGCCCCTATTAACTAACTCTCTGACTAGGACGTTACCGACGTGACCGCTCGCACCAGTTACAAGAATCATGCCTTATCACCTCAGTTCTTGCCACCGGAGTCGATGAATTTCTCATCGACAACTATGCTAGTAATTCTCTCGAAACCATCGGTGATGATCGCGAGATCTTCGCTTCCAACGTTTCTAATGAACGTTGAGATCAACTTCGAGAAGTTGCCCAAAAAACTCTCGAAAAAGCTCTTGCCGCTATCTGTAAGGGTTATCATGATTACTCTTCTATCTTCTTCTGAACGAATGCGGGCAAGCAACCCCTTTCTCTCCATGTCGTCCACAAGAACGGTGATATTGCTCTTCGTCATTGAGTATTCCTTTGCCAGCGAGGACATGCTCTCTGGACCTTTGAGTGCAACATATAACAAGATGTAAAGCTCTATTGTCTTCATCTCTTCGGCTTCTATGCTGAATGAGAAGAACTTGGTGAAGTTCCGGATCAGATCGAATACCGTTTCCAGAATCTTTTCCGGACTGATTTCATTGCCTTCCATAGTCATGTTGCACCTCCCATTTGACTATTATAACAGTTAAAGTATTGAACGATCAACAAATTTTACTGTACATAAACATAACTTTTTCCGAGATAGTAGTAGAATTCTATCAAAGGGGGAGTTCAAAATGATCAACCGTAAGATCTCCATATC
The Mesotoga sp. BH458_6_3_2_1 DNA segment above includes these coding regions:
- a CDS encoding MarR family winged helix-turn-helix transcriptional regulator, yielding MTMEGNEISPEKILETVFDLIRNFTKFFSFSIEAEEMKTIELYILLYVALKGPESMSSLAKEYSMTKSNITVLVDDMERKGLLARIRSEEDRRVIMITLTDSGKSFFESFLGNFSKLISTFIRNVGSEDLAIITDGFERITSIVVDEKFIDSGGKN
- a CDS encoding NAD-dependent epimerase/dehydratase family protein encodes the protein MILVTGASGHVGNVLVRELVNRGEKIRAIVLPGEDVSMFKLDRVEILRGDIRDRDFVIKACEGIETVYHLAALISIMPTMKKQVRSVNVGGTENVIHACKVKHVGKLIYTSSIHAFTELEPGSVIDENVSFNPARTSGVYGKSKAEAVLNVLTAAREGLNAVVLCPTGIIGPFDYKLSEMGNMIRLFATGKLRVGIEGSFDFVDVRDVVRSEIEASIKAKAGEVYILGGEVISIRELTDILHQLTGRKKVDAFLKSTTAYVLSAMSTLYYMISKTKAAFTPYTVHTLTRNYRYSHEKASRILGHCPRKVSESLKDAVEWLSGYGIIRLQSKLNSAGPL
- a CDS encoding metallophosphoesterase, whose protein sequence is MHGFRVRFVLTLVLMIALSVVGSASLVREIEPLPLWEKESTHEAYRIVVISDLHLGVDDSFSETVKNKDLIAEFLERLVISDIDELVVAGDMLDEWFVPISYEPHNDLGAFFEQVAENNALIVAAFKKIIQSGIVVAYVPGNHDLLLDEETLTNLIPGIVQARDVDGLGTYRTGVRSEIVIEHGHRYDSFCAPDTLSNKEITGDYPSFLPPGYFFTRIASTSVAEGKSAPQKEFPKIEAPSKEDVDQVNAYTYYSVWLWAMTTFPIKAEFDEKAIYVGVNGYDNNFSLSDLMPTVQDDGSISAVLYANAQRRWDEVQQNNRVASKNPYSEATVGAVDHTFFDKQAVKQYFDLDPTVDVVVFGHSHVPVIDRYVEGYDKEKVYANSGTWIDENLIGLERCFVVIESGEQLTEVRLMEYHADGTISNTEEK
- a CDS encoding metallophosphoesterase, whose translation is MKGKRILIILAIALVSIMTFGQIEVEMLPFCSSGIERMPWLHDGILYFVGTNYDIYYTTLENGEWAEPQWLPGEINTSEYEINPCVIENDGVLVMYFGRYSADTDYDFYRAVFDEEKGGWTEGTLITELSTDVKEWDIWVNSEETVVYFTSEGTFDGKEPIGGRDIWRSESIDGKWSSPENPSFLNTGGDEWSVFVAPDGSIWFDSARDDSIGGYDIYRWDPYTRSIEHTGEHINTFLDERSLWTDGQIMYFSALNRPDGAGSYDIFTLSSPQEPVAEKEPVVELVDPIAMSINDIRQKSEGRYLLLNTIVEVEGIAVVSSGLWHDSANYFALTDKSAGILIYAQGFKEPLVEKGDLVRVKGTLSTVGYTTDVNSLVIRPASPDDIEIIRKGETLPDPVIIFTDSAKSQLINLEGSSVMIFGKISAYDNETISRGFWLTGPSDRDFDNVSAGMKVKFYDYAGIDISALGDGSFVAVQGVLIQDNEGEFYVRPTIDEDIREHTENRILFLTTIARKDLLTPTEEEPETTKKEESRDLVLPENVEAVTWQLSSDNDFFSSSIAGTSNGKEVYASLYKEKGTRTKNHPPAIYEHIQGNMSSKIPFPGEAEFPYLKDNTLLFAGRILPDDQDSDWDIFSYDTSTKEIKTLTSESYDQIEPVISPKKDFLLYSERREGKWFVVKQDLSSGERTTVAENARSPTLSPTGNDLAFQQWNGKDWDIVTLNMKTGKKTGILSSSFNEFSPFWSPHGTKLAFIADYRGEVEVFIMDLFDYTITAATMDIFLTTNPFWLDESTLGFTMKTNLGWNIVKTSTSLKEKPSSESSVEEYQFIVSPRFAFPYLSDNRILEILTEESYSQERARLLSKAGSAYELSQIGENTYIIPDRIPEGLYSLEVFAENNGRLYHQLEEHSVRIGHTDDSFTVIQITDLHLDLPGKPENMLLFERLLSEIREESPDLMLITGDLSSSALAYTTDWEFIKKKVLEYCDFPVFAVPGNHDTQRSGKTSGIELWKEVFGPCYYSFQWGSWHFMGLNTADSDYGFVSGVVSEEQMKWIAEELTRIGSGKILLFAHHNFYDDRWIFFEETALRREMLELFSTSSVALALFGHRHSDAIDYSLNTLAVTTKRAVETDGTLAYRRIVVKEGQIVELVEVEPKSSVFF